A segment of the Mauremys mutica isolate MM-2020 ecotype Southern chromosome 7, ASM2049712v1, whole genome shotgun sequence genome:
gccggccacatgctgcagctgttccggcgaggcgctgagactccgggtgaggagggagccgggggtaagaggctgaggctggggtcggggcgggggggaagcgggacccgctgccgaagcgcagcccggtcttcggcggcggggggccccttctgttccgggacccgctgtcgaagtgccccgaagacccgcggcggggaccccccctccgccgaattaccgccgaagaccgggctgcacttcagcggtaattcggcggcggggggggccccgccgcgggtcttcgggggcgggtcctggaacagaagggccccccgctgccgaagaccccgggcccccggaatcctctgggcggccctgtctccaTTACCACACGGGACTGGCTGTACTGTCCAGTCCGCTCTGGAGAATGGGAATTGGAGTGCCCTGCCATCCCTAGTTGATATTCCTATCCCTTGGGGGCTCAAAGTGCCAGTTGTGTGGGGAAAGCTTGCATTGCAGCTGTCCAGTGGGACCGGAACCCTGCAAGTGCCACTTTGCGTTGCTTCCTTCAGCTATTGTCTTGGGACTTTGGAGCCTTGGGAGGCATAGGCTTTGTTCCTGCAGGATGGTCCTTGGCTATGGAGGCCTTGTGATCCCAGGGGAACCCTGTGTGTTACTCTGCTGTCAGGAGTTTCTTCGGTTTACCTTTAGCCCCTTGTCAGGAGAAAGATGTAGCGTGAAGAGAGTCCCTGTGATAGTGGGGGTTGGCTGCCCCGGGATAACCAGAGAGGTGTGAATTTAAGGCATTGTTTATATCCAGAAAACATTCCCATGTAGTGAAGGTCTTACACAGCCCTTTGCAGGCAAGGcatctttccctcctccccctctgccaaGCCACTGGCTACAGCTAAGGGTCTTGGCTGCTCATTGGCCGTGAGTCTGTCTAACTCctagtgcaggactctacacacACAAGTCACAGCTGGCACAATTGGCACTAATTACCCATCTGGTCAGGCCCATCAGGGAAGCTGAGGACTGGAGGGACCAAGGAGGCTTGCGGGTGGCTTCTGTGGGACAGAGATGAGGTATGTTGGCAGGGGTAGTGCTGCTCATGCTGGACTTGTTCAGTCTGCAGGGCTGTACATCTGGCATTAGTGCTATGTACAAAAGTGCAAGCTTCTGTATTACAATGAGGTTCCTACACTTTTCCCCAGCTGCAAGTGGCCAGGTGAGTGAGCAATTCCCTGGTGGGTGCCTGCCCCTTATGTCATGCACATGCATTGGGCTGGCAAGTGCTCCCTCCTCCATGCATGCTGATGTCTTTCCTGGGTTTGCAGGAGTAGCAAAGAGCTGCTGTTGCAGCCGGTGATCATCAGCAGGAATGAGAAAGAGAAGGTTCTGATCGAGGGGTCCATCAACTCTGTGAGAGTCAGCATTGCAGTGAAACAGGTGAGCCTGCGGGGGGGGCAGCACAGGAGGGGATGGAGCTGGAGATGAGGCAAAGGGTTGGTGGCTTGCACTCAGCTTGAGGAagcctgacttccccttcccctcttcagGCGGATGAGATCGAGAAGATCCTGTGCCACAAATTCATGCGCTTCATGATGATGAGGGCTGAGAACTTCTTCATCCTGCGCAGGAAACCCGTGGAGGTGAGATGGCTTGGGTGGGGGGCAAATCCCTGTGGTGCAAGACAGGGACACTTCTACTCACCTGCTTTGGCAGCTCGCTCTCGTGAGCGTCTTTGCCACGGTGCTGTGCTGCCAGGCAGGGCAAAGGGGCTTTGGTGGTGATCACTGACCAGGTGttgtttctttcctctctcccACTAGGGTTATGACATCAGCTTCCTGATCACAAACTTCCACACAGAGCAGATGTACAAGCACAAGCTAGTGGACTTTGTGATCCACTTCATGGAAGAGATTGACAAGGAGATCAGTGAGATGAAGCTGTCCGTCAACGCCAGGGCTCGCATTGTGGCTGAGGAGTTCC
Coding sequences within it:
- the ARPC4 gene encoding actin-related protein 2/3 complex subunit 4, encoding MERSAQPGREEPPRLHPPLPLPGSRTDRSEAAAMTATLRPYLSAVRATLQAALCLENFSSQVVERHNKPEVEVRSSKELLLQPVIISRNEKEKVLIEGSINSVRVSIAVKQADEIEKILCHKFMRFMMMRAENFFILRRKPVEGYDISFLITNFHTEQMYKHKLVDFVIHFMEEIDKEISEMKLSVNARARIVAEEFLKNF